In the genome of Montipora foliosa isolate CH-2021 chromosome 3, ASM3666993v2, whole genome shotgun sequence, one region contains:
- the LOC137996618 gene encoding uncharacterized protein isoform X2, with protein MELGVLSKGLEACSVCNEPLQLKNITEEKRYGLASLLYVQCECSNINAVYTGKSHRPTGSHHGLPIGHSLNTDDSLTRLVASYDMAWQRRSNGRTYNSLSGHGSLIGKETGKIIGVGTRITACRVCDTAASSQKEPKKKHDCRVNWDGSSKGMEPNLAVEMLNTVKEDNFAVTTLIGDDDTTTMANVRQNVSHTVEKWSDINHSKKSLGSRLYNLQKQHKARTTTVIKYLQKCFAYALCQNKGMPEEIRMAIESIIPHAFREHESCGSRCQFLTDPDTYKPKSLPKGLDLKGEALQGDLTVIFSSFAKNAEKLAPCGSTLSNESFNNTVASKAPKARHYSGSESLDFHVKAATCQKNVGHNYIPLVSFHSSLHLTPKAT; from the exons ATGGAGCTGGGAGTGTTATCGAAAGGTCTTGAGGCCTGTAGTGTCTGCAATGAACCTTTACAGTTGAAGAATATCACAGAGGAGAAAAGATACGGATTAGCAAGCCTGCTTTACGTGCAGTGTGAATGTAGTAACATCAATGCTGTGTACACCGGCAAATCTCATCGCCCGACGGGTTCGCATCACGGATTACCGATTGGCCACAG TTTGAATACAGATGACTCGCTAACAAGACTTGTGGCATCATATGACATGGCCTGGCAAAGAAGAAGTAATGGTCGAACCTACAACAGCCTTTCAG GTCATGGCAGCCTCATAGGGAAAGAGACCGGAAAGATAATTGGTGTTGGAACCCGAATAACAGCTTGTAGGGTGTGTGACACTGCTGCATCAAGccaaaaagaaccaaaaaaaaaacatgactgTAGGGTGAACTGGGATGGGTCATCAAAAGGAATGGAACCAAATCTGGCAGTAGAAATGTTGAACACTGTAAAAGAGGACAATTTTGCAGTCACCACTTTGATTGGAGATGATGATACCACCACAATGGCTAATGTGCGTCAGAATGTTTCACATACTGTGGAGAAGTGGAGTGACATAAATCATTCAAAGAAAAGTTTAGGATCAAGGCTTTACAACCTTCAAAAACAGCACAAAGCACGTACTACTACTGTAATAAAGTACCTTCAGAAATGCTTCGCGTATGCCCTCTGTCAAAATAAAGGCATGCCAGAAGAAATCCGTATGGCAATAGAGAGCATCATTCCACATGCCTTCAGAGAACATGAATCCTGTGGATCACGGTGTCAATTCCTCACCGAcccagacacctataaaccaaAGTCCCTACCAAAAGGTTTAGACTTAAAGGGCGAGGCGTTACAAGGAGATCTCACAGTTATCTTTTCGTCATTTGCGAAGAATGCAGAGAAGCTGGCCCCCTGTGGCAGTACATTGTCAAATGAGTCTTTTAACAATACTGTAGCAAGTAAGGCACCAAAAGCCAGGCATTACAGTGGTTCAGAAAGTCTCGATTTTCATGTGAAAGCAGCCACCTGCCAAAAAAATGTGGGCCACAATTACATTCCATTGGTAAGTTTTCATTCCTCTTTACATCTGACTCCCAAAGCCActtaa
- the LOC137996618 gene encoding uncharacterized protein isoform X1 produces MELGVLSKGLEACSVCNEPLQLKNITEEKRYGLASLLYVQCECSNINAVYTGKSHRPTGSHHGLPIGHSLNTDDSLTRLVASYDMAWQRRSNGRTYNSLSGHGSLIGKETGKIIGVGTRITACRVCDTAASSQKEPKKKHDCRVNWDGSSKGMEPNLAVEMLNTVKEDNFAVTTLIGDDDTTTMANVRQNVSHTVEKWSDINHSKKSLGSRLYNLQKQHKARTTTVIKYLQKCFAYALCQNKGMPEEIRMAIESIIPHAFREHESCGSRCQFLTDPDTYKPKSLPKGLDLKGEALQGDLTVIFSSFAKNAEKLAPCGSTLSNESFNNTVASKAPKARHYSGSESLDFHVKAATCQKNVGHNYIPLLHVTYKANQCSSIKSYSAYCEKGKVVPHGRTCGCC; encoded by the exons ATGGAGCTGGGAGTGTTATCGAAAGGTCTTGAGGCCTGTAGTGTCTGCAATGAACCTTTACAGTTGAAGAATATCACAGAGGAGAAAAGATACGGATTAGCAAGCCTGCTTTACGTGCAGTGTGAATGTAGTAACATCAATGCTGTGTACACCGGCAAATCTCATCGCCCGACGGGTTCGCATCACGGATTACCGATTGGCCACAG TTTGAATACAGATGACTCGCTAACAAGACTTGTGGCATCATATGACATGGCCTGGCAAAGAAGAAGTAATGGTCGAACCTACAACAGCCTTTCAG GTCATGGCAGCCTCATAGGGAAAGAGACCGGAAAGATAATTGGTGTTGGAACCCGAATAACAGCTTGTAGGGTGTGTGACACTGCTGCATCAAGccaaaaagaaccaaaaaaaaaacatgactgTAGGGTGAACTGGGATGGGTCATCAAAAGGAATGGAACCAAATCTGGCAGTAGAAATGTTGAACACTGTAAAAGAGGACAATTTTGCAGTCACCACTTTGATTGGAGATGATGATACCACCACAATGGCTAATGTGCGTCAGAATGTTTCACATACTGTGGAGAAGTGGAGTGACATAAATCATTCAAAGAAAAGTTTAGGATCAAGGCTTTACAACCTTCAAAAACAGCACAAAGCACGTACTACTACTGTAATAAAGTACCTTCAGAAATGCTTCGCGTATGCCCTCTGTCAAAATAAAGGCATGCCAGAAGAAATCCGTATGGCAATAGAGAGCATCATTCCACATGCCTTCAGAGAACATGAATCCTGTGGATCACGGTGTCAATTCCTCACCGAcccagacacctataaaccaaAGTCCCTACCAAAAGGTTTAGACTTAAAGGGCGAGGCGTTACAAGGAGATCTCACAGTTATCTTTTCGTCATTTGCGAAGAATGCAGAGAAGCTGGCCCCCTGTGGCAGTACATTGTCAAATGAGTCTTTTAACAATACTGTAGCAAGTAAGGCACCAAAAGCCAGGCATTACAGTGGTTCAGAAAGTCTCGATTTTCATGTGAAAGCAGCCACCTGCCAAAAAAATGTGGGCCACAATTACATTCCATTG CTACATGTTACCTACAAAGCCAATCAGTGCAGCAGCATCAAGAGTTACTCAGCTTACTGTGAGAAAGGGAAAGTTGTACCGCATGGGAGAACCTGTGGATGCTGTTGA
- the LOC137996618 gene encoding uncharacterized protein isoform X3: MELGVLSKGLEACSVCNEPLQLKNITEEKRYGLASLLYVQCECSNINAVYTGKSHRPTGSHHGLPIGHSLNTDDSLTRLVASYDMAWQRRSNGRTYNSLSGHGSLIGKETGKIIGVGTRITACRVCDTAASSQKEPKKKHDCRVNWDGSSKGMEPNLAVEMLNTVKEDNFAVTTLIGDDDTTTMANVRQNVSHTVEKWSDINHSKKSLGSRLYNLQKQHKARTTTVIKYLQKCFAYALCQNKGMPEEIRMAIESIIPHAFREHESCGSRCQFLTDPDTYKPKSLPKGLDLKGEALQGDLTVIFSSFAKNAEKLAPCGSTLSNESFNNTVASKAPKARHYSGSESLDFHVKAATCQKNVGHNYIPLVN, from the exons ATGGAGCTGGGAGTGTTATCGAAAGGTCTTGAGGCCTGTAGTGTCTGCAATGAACCTTTACAGTTGAAGAATATCACAGAGGAGAAAAGATACGGATTAGCAAGCCTGCTTTACGTGCAGTGTGAATGTAGTAACATCAATGCTGTGTACACCGGCAAATCTCATCGCCCGACGGGTTCGCATCACGGATTACCGATTGGCCACAG TTTGAATACAGATGACTCGCTAACAAGACTTGTGGCATCATATGACATGGCCTGGCAAAGAAGAAGTAATGGTCGAACCTACAACAGCCTTTCAG GTCATGGCAGCCTCATAGGGAAAGAGACCGGAAAGATAATTGGTGTTGGAACCCGAATAACAGCTTGTAGGGTGTGTGACACTGCTGCATCAAGccaaaaagaaccaaaaaaaaaacatgactgTAGGGTGAACTGGGATGGGTCATCAAAAGGAATGGAACCAAATCTGGCAGTAGAAATGTTGAACACTGTAAAAGAGGACAATTTTGCAGTCACCACTTTGATTGGAGATGATGATACCACCACAATGGCTAATGTGCGTCAGAATGTTTCACATACTGTGGAGAAGTGGAGTGACATAAATCATTCAAAGAAAAGTTTAGGATCAAGGCTTTACAACCTTCAAAAACAGCACAAAGCACGTACTACTACTGTAATAAAGTACCTTCAGAAATGCTTCGCGTATGCCCTCTGTCAAAATAAAGGCATGCCAGAAGAAATCCGTATGGCAATAGAGAGCATCATTCCACATGCCTTCAGAGAACATGAATCCTGTGGATCACGGTGTCAATTCCTCACCGAcccagacacctataaaccaaAGTCCCTACCAAAAGGTTTAGACTTAAAGGGCGAGGCGTTACAAGGAGATCTCACAGTTATCTTTTCGTCATTTGCGAAGAATGCAGAGAAGCTGGCCCCCTGTGGCAGTACATTGTCAAATGAGTCTTTTAACAATACTGTAGCAAGTAAGGCACCAAAAGCCAGGCATTACAGTGGTTCAGAAAGTCTCGATTTTCATGTGAAAGCAGCCACCTGCCAAAAAAATGTGGGCCACAATTACATTCCATTG
- the LOC137996618 gene encoding uncharacterized protein isoform X4 translates to MELGVLSKGLEACSVCNEPLQLKNITEEKRYGLASLLYVQCECSNINAVYTGKSHRPTGSHHGLPIGHSLNTDDSLTRLVASYDMAWQRRSNGRTYNSLSGHGSLIGKETGKIIGVGTRITACRVCDTAASSQKEPKKKHDCRVNWDGSSKGMEPNLAVEMLNTVKEDNFAVTTLIGDDDTTTMANVRQNVSHTVEKWSDINHSKKSLGSRLYNLQKQHKARTTTVIKYLQKCFAYALCQNKGMPEEIRMAIESIIPHAFREHESCGSRCQFLTDPDTYKPKSLPKGLDLKGEALQGDLTVIFSSFAKNAEKLAPCGSTLSNESFNNTVASKAPKARHYSGSESLDFHVKAATCQKNVGHNYIPLT, encoded by the exons ATGGAGCTGGGAGTGTTATCGAAAGGTCTTGAGGCCTGTAGTGTCTGCAATGAACCTTTACAGTTGAAGAATATCACAGAGGAGAAAAGATACGGATTAGCAAGCCTGCTTTACGTGCAGTGTGAATGTAGTAACATCAATGCTGTGTACACCGGCAAATCTCATCGCCCGACGGGTTCGCATCACGGATTACCGATTGGCCACAG TTTGAATACAGATGACTCGCTAACAAGACTTGTGGCATCATATGACATGGCCTGGCAAAGAAGAAGTAATGGTCGAACCTACAACAGCCTTTCAG GTCATGGCAGCCTCATAGGGAAAGAGACCGGAAAGATAATTGGTGTTGGAACCCGAATAACAGCTTGTAGGGTGTGTGACACTGCTGCATCAAGccaaaaagaaccaaaaaaaaaacatgactgTAGGGTGAACTGGGATGGGTCATCAAAAGGAATGGAACCAAATCTGGCAGTAGAAATGTTGAACACTGTAAAAGAGGACAATTTTGCAGTCACCACTTTGATTGGAGATGATGATACCACCACAATGGCTAATGTGCGTCAGAATGTTTCACATACTGTGGAGAAGTGGAGTGACATAAATCATTCAAAGAAAAGTTTAGGATCAAGGCTTTACAACCTTCAAAAACAGCACAAAGCACGTACTACTACTGTAATAAAGTACCTTCAGAAATGCTTCGCGTATGCCCTCTGTCAAAATAAAGGCATGCCAGAAGAAATCCGTATGGCAATAGAGAGCATCATTCCACATGCCTTCAGAGAACATGAATCCTGTGGATCACGGTGTCAATTCCTCACCGAcccagacacctataaaccaaAGTCCCTACCAAAAGGTTTAGACTTAAAGGGCGAGGCGTTACAAGGAGATCTCACAGTTATCTTTTCGTCATTTGCGAAGAATGCAGAGAAGCTGGCCCCCTGTGGCAGTACATTGTCAAATGAGTCTTTTAACAATACTGTAGCAAGTAAGGCACCAAAAGCCAGGCATTACAGTGGTTCAGAAAGTCTCGATTTTCATGTGAAAGCAGCCACCTGCCAAAAAAATGTGGGCCACAATTACATTCCATTG ACATAA
- the LOC137996618 gene encoding uncharacterized protein isoform X5, with product MAWQRRSNGRTYNSLSGHGSLIGKETGKIIGVGTRITACRVCDTAASSQKEPKKKHDCRVNWDGSSKGMEPNLAVEMLNTVKEDNFAVTTLIGDDDTTTMANVRQNVSHTVEKWSDINHSKKSLGSRLYNLQKQHKARTTTVIKYLQKCFAYALCQNKGMPEEIRMAIESIIPHAFREHESCGSRCQFLTDPDTYKPKSLPKGLDLKGEALQGDLTVIFSSFAKNAEKLAPCGSTLSNESFNNTVASKAPKARHYSGSESLDFHVKAATCQKNVGHNYIPLLHVTYKANQCSSIKSYSAYCEKGKVVPHGRTCGCC from the exons ATGGCCTGGCAAAGAAGAAGTAATGGTCGAACCTACAACAGCCTTTCAG GTCATGGCAGCCTCATAGGGAAAGAGACCGGAAAGATAATTGGTGTTGGAACCCGAATAACAGCTTGTAGGGTGTGTGACACTGCTGCATCAAGccaaaaagaaccaaaaaaaaaacatgactgTAGGGTGAACTGGGATGGGTCATCAAAAGGAATGGAACCAAATCTGGCAGTAGAAATGTTGAACACTGTAAAAGAGGACAATTTTGCAGTCACCACTTTGATTGGAGATGATGATACCACCACAATGGCTAATGTGCGTCAGAATGTTTCACATACTGTGGAGAAGTGGAGTGACATAAATCATTCAAAGAAAAGTTTAGGATCAAGGCTTTACAACCTTCAAAAACAGCACAAAGCACGTACTACTACTGTAATAAAGTACCTTCAGAAATGCTTCGCGTATGCCCTCTGTCAAAATAAAGGCATGCCAGAAGAAATCCGTATGGCAATAGAGAGCATCATTCCACATGCCTTCAGAGAACATGAATCCTGTGGATCACGGTGTCAATTCCTCACCGAcccagacacctataaaccaaAGTCCCTACCAAAAGGTTTAGACTTAAAGGGCGAGGCGTTACAAGGAGATCTCACAGTTATCTTTTCGTCATTTGCGAAGAATGCAGAGAAGCTGGCCCCCTGTGGCAGTACATTGTCAAATGAGTCTTTTAACAATACTGTAGCAAGTAAGGCACCAAAAGCCAGGCATTACAGTGGTTCAGAAAGTCTCGATTTTCATGTGAAAGCAGCCACCTGCCAAAAAAATGTGGGCCACAATTACATTCCATTG CTACATGTTACCTACAAAGCCAATCAGTGCAGCAGCATCAAGAGTTACTCAGCTTACTGTGAGAAAGGGAAAGTTGTACCGCATGGGAGAACCTGTGGATGCTGTTGA